A genomic segment from Deltaproteobacteria bacterium encodes:
- a CDS encoding electron transfer flavoprotein subunit beta/FixA family protein translates to MKILVAIKPVPNPDEKVKIKGDGSGIVLDNIKMVVNPFCEIAVEEALRIREKLTGEVVIVTVGPKGSEQQVRTALAMGADRAVLVEAGSDLDSLAVAKVLAKVVADEKAEIVLMGKQSVDDDNNQVGQILAAVLGWPQATFASKIEFAADNKKANVTREVDGGLETIEVALPAVVTTDLRLNEPRYASLPGIMKAKRKELKVVPLASLGVDTAPRVKVLSYAPPKQRAGGGRVADVAELVSKLKSEAKVL, encoded by the coding sequence GTGAAGATCCTGGTCGCCATCAAGCCGGTCCCCAACCCCGACGAGAAGGTCAAGATCAAGGGGGACGGGAGCGGGATCGTCCTGGACAACATCAAGATGGTCGTGAACCCGTTCTGCGAGATCGCGGTCGAGGAGGCGCTGCGGATCCGGGAGAAGCTGACCGGAGAGGTGGTCATCGTCACCGTCGGCCCGAAGGGGAGCGAGCAGCAGGTGCGCACGGCGCTGGCGATGGGCGCGGACCGCGCGGTGCTGGTCGAGGCGGGGTCGGACCTCGACTCGCTGGCGGTGGCGAAGGTGCTGGCGAAGGTCGTCGCCGACGAAAAGGCCGAGATCGTGCTGATGGGGAAGCAGTCGGTCGACGACGACAACAACCAGGTGGGGCAGATCCTCGCGGCGGTGCTCGGATGGCCGCAGGCGACCTTCGCGTCGAAGATCGAGTTCGCCGCGGACAACAAGAAGGCGAACGTGACCCGCGAGGTCGACGGCGGGCTGGAGACGATCGAGGTGGCGCTCCCGGCGGTGGTGACCACGGACCTGCGGCTGAACGAGCCGCGGTACGCGTCGCTCCCCGGCATCATGAAGGCGAAGAGGAAGGAACTGAAGGTCGTTCCGCTGGCATCGCTGGGCGTGGACACGGCCCCGAGGGTGAAGGTTCTCTCGTACGCGCCGCCGAAGCAGCGCGCGGGAGGCGGACGGGTGGCGGATGTCGCGGAGCTGGTGTCGA